The genomic region CGTTAGTTGGTCGTTGATTTGGTAAAACTCACGTGTAGTTTTCGCCGCTTTCAAGCCTGTGAAAAGTGATTGATTAAATAATTGCTGATTTACCTGCAATACCGCTTGTGAATTCCATGGCTGACCGAACTCAGCAACGATGGTATTCACCGTCCCAGTAGCCTGATCTGTCATCGTGATGACGTTTTTCTGAATCATCGGATTGTAGGTCAGTGATGCCGATCCGTTTACCTGTGGAAGTGCTCCAGCGCGCACCTCATCAATTTTGTATTGCGCATTCTCAAGATCCAGCTTGGATTTCTTTGCTTCGGCCTTATTCTCCAATGCAAACTTTATAGCTTCTTGAAGTGTCAAGGTCTCCTGCGCATGTAGCATAGAACCCGAAAAAATTCCTGCTAATAACAGTGTGATTATATTTATCCTTTTCATTTATGTGTAATTCTATTTAATTTTTCCTGCAAATATTAACTTGGTTGCTCGTATCTGGCTGGCTAATATGAGTTCTACATTCTGTTCGTTCGGTATGCCGGTAATAATATCCGACACCGTATGCAAAATACTTACCCCTTTTGTCAGCTCTACATAGGCAGCCGCAGCATCTTGCGCATTTTCGAGTTCCACCTCTCCCGCTGCAATCGCCTTTTCAAACAATACAGCGATACACTCAATATCGCGGTTATAAAAAGCTTCCATGGTACATTGAATATCCATGCCCTTCAACCAATCTAAATTCTCGGCGATATTAAGCACATAGTACTTCCGTAGAAAGGAAGCTCGCATTTCCAATATGCCTATTAAAGTGTCAATTAGATTACCTTTGTACTTGTTGATAAGTTTAAGCTCATCTGCATGTATCTCATCAATCACATAATGCAAAACGGCTAGAATAAGGCTTGTTTTGTCGGGATAATAGTAATACAGATTTGCTTTGGTAATTCGCAAATCATCAGCAATCTCGTTCATTGTGGTTTTTTGAAAACCAAAATGCGAGAAGCGTTTTAGCGCTGCTTCGATGATTTGATCCTTACGATTTTCCATTTCTCTCCTTTTTTATCTTTTGACTTTTTTCAAAAATTGTTCAAAAGTAAAGAAATGATAGCAAATAATATCACGCCATTGTCAAAAAAGTGATTATTAACACTTTCTTAACGCCAGCAAGGCATAAAACGAAAAAATTTAACAGAAAAAATAAATGATTATTAGTCTTGTGAAAATTGTTTATGGAACTTTCTTTTGTCAAAAGAGTACAGTTTGGCTGCTCTATAGGACACTCCTTTCTGATATTCGTTCAACTCTTTCAGATACCCCAGGTTGTTGATTTTTTTCCGGAAGTTACGTTTATCGAGTTTTTTATTCAGAATAGACTCATACACTTGTTGCAGTTGTGTGAGCGTAAATTTGGTTGGCAATAATTCATAGGGAGCCGTCGAGTATGTAACAGACTTCTTCAATCTTTCTAAACTTAACGTAATAATATCGCGATGGTCAAATGCGAGCTCCGGTAATTCAGAAACTGGAAACCATTTTAACTGACGCATATAATCTGAGGTTGGCGCAATTTTATTTTTCACCTCCTCCATTTGTACCAAAGCCATATAAGCGACCGTAAGAATTCTACCCTCCGGATGTCGCTTAACTCCAGCAAAAGCCGCCAATTGATCCATATAGATGTCTTTTAGGCCTGTCATCTCCAAAAGGATACGAGAAACGGCGTCTTCCATTTCTTCATATTTGTTGACAAAATAGCCGGGTAAAGCCCACCATTCTTTATACGGATATTCGTTTCTTTCTGCTAAAAGTATTTTTAATTGACCTTCATCGAAACTAAAGATCACACAATCAATGGTAAAATGCGTCTGCAAAATCTAAATTTATTTGTTTGATTAATATGGATTATTCGATAATCCTAACAATTATATAAATCAACAAACAAATTACCAAAAAAATTTAATAGTGTAAGAAATACACATTATATTCGTAAATCATAAAAATAGAGGAACCTAATGAATAACATCAGAAGAATTGGAGTTTATACTTCTGGAGGTGACGCTCCGGGTATGAACGCTGCCATTCGAGCCGTCGTCAGAACTGCATTATATCATAATTTAGAAGTTACAGGAATATACAGAGGATACGAGGGGATGATTGAGGGTGACTTTAAAAACTTAGTAAGCCGTTCGGTAAGTTCTATCCTGCAAAAAGGTGGAACCATGCTCAAATCGGCGCGCTGTCCGGAATTCAGAACGCCGGAAGGTCGTAAGAAAGCCTACGATAATATCAAAGCGGCTAATATAGATGCTTTAGTCGCTATAGGCGGGGACGGTACTTTTACTGGAGCTGAGATTTTTTCTAAAGAATATGACATTCCGGTAATGTGCATTCCTGGCACAATCGACAACGACCTTTATGGTACCGATTATACCTTAGGCTTTGACACAGCAAACAATACTGTTATCGAATCAATCGATAAAATAAAAGATACTGCCGCATCACATAATCGATTATTTTTCGTTGAAGTGATGGGTAGGGATTCGGGAAGTATTGCTCTATATGCAGGCGTAGCGGGCGGTGCTGAAGCGATTATGCTTCCAGAGAAGGATACAGCGATCGATGAACTGATCGATATGCTGGAAGTTGCGAAAGATCGTAATAAGACCTCCATGATCGTTATTGTGGCAGAGGGCGATAAAAACGGTGGAGCCTATAATGTAGCAAAACGGGTGAAAGAAAAATTTGATTTTTATGACACAAAAGTTAGTATATTAGGACATCTGCAACGTGGGGGATCACCAAGCAGTTTCGATAGAATATTAGCAACCCGTATGGGCTATTTTGCAGTTAACGAACTGCTGCGAGGCAATACTCGAGGAACTGTAGGAATCCGAGGCAGTAAAATCACCTCAACCAGTCTAGAAGAAGCGCTTAGAAATAAGGAGTTTAAGCTAGATGAAGAACTGATAACGATTTCCGAAGTAATGAACATTTAATCTATGATAGCAGTAGTATATAGCGGCTCTAGGTATGCCGATTGGCGATTAGCAGAAAAAGGAAGAATATTGCACGGTTTCCGAACAACCGGCATAAACCCCTATATACAAGACGAACGCTTTATCCATCAACTGCTCAATAAAAACACCCAACTGATCAACAATGCCGAGCGAATCCGCAAGATCTATTTCTTTGGCGCCGGTGCTTCCTCGCGCGAGCGACAATTGAAGATTGAAAAAGCATTTATGCAATTCTTCAAGAACGCGAAAGTTAAAGCTAGCCATGACGTATTGGCTTCTGCTATTTCTACTTTCGGGAACGAAAAAGGCATTATAGGGATTATTGGTAGTGGGTCTAATGCAGCATATTATAGCGGAAGAAAAATTGTCGAGAACAATTATGGCCTTGGATACATTCTAGCAGATGAGGGTTCGACAAACTGGCAAGCACGTTATGTACTGAAAGACTTCCTAACGGAAGCTATGCCACAGGGAT from Sphingobacterium sp. BN32 harbors:
- the pfkA gene encoding 6-phosphofructokinase, with the translated sequence MNNIRRIGVYTSGGDAPGMNAAIRAVVRTALYHNLEVTGIYRGYEGMIEGDFKNLVSRSVSSILQKGGTMLKSARCPEFRTPEGRKKAYDNIKAANIDALVAIGGDGTFTGAEIFSKEYDIPVMCIPGTIDNDLYGTDYTLGFDTANNTVIESIDKIKDTAASHNRLFFVEVMGRDSGSIALYAGVAGGAEAIMLPEKDTAIDELIDMLEVAKDRNKTSMIVIVAEGDKNGGAYNVAKRVKEKFDFYDTKVSILGHLQRGGSPSSFDRILATRMGYFAVNELLRGNTRGTVGIRGSKITSTSLEEALRNKEFKLDEELITISEVMNI
- a CDS encoding TetR/AcrR family transcriptional regulator, with translation MENRKDQIIEAALKRFSHFGFQKTTMNEIADDLRITKANLYYYYPDKTSLILAVLHYVIDEIHADELKLINKYKGNLIDTLIGILEMRASFLRKYYVLNIAENLDWLKGMDIQCTMEAFYNRDIECIAVLFEKAIAAGEVELENAQDAAAAYVELTKGVSILHTVSDIITGIPNEQNVELILASQIRATKLIFAGKIK
- a CDS encoding NUDIX domain-containing protein produces the protein MQTHFTIDCVIFSFDEGQLKILLAERNEYPYKEWWALPGYFVNKYEEMEDAVSRILLEMTGLKDIYMDQLAAFAGVKRHPEGRILTVAYMALVQMEEVKNKIAPTSDYMRQLKWFPVSELPELAFDHRDIITLSLERLKKSVTYSTAPYELLPTKFTLTQLQQVYESILNKKLDKRNFRKKINNLGYLKELNEYQKGVSYRAAKLYSFDKRKFHKQFSQD